A region from the Aegilops tauschii subsp. strangulata cultivar AL8/78 chromosome 5, Aet v6.0, whole genome shotgun sequence genome encodes:
- the LOC109759851 gene encoding uncharacterized protein: protein MDVHHPPNAAAAAAAAALGDMFPQEPAMESEDSSTEWLSIYLEDCLTNPSSYPVSEEQASVNPNLPHPSSSNPRRKKRSLASVIRDSDEEYFLIVEPPLLLDQKHWLAESELILPKKDKDQELVQKLEQEHEEEYKPYTVQFKQEQAVMRCSVCLSNSNQTPQQWQGGPSGALLCNTCSLRLKAGNGFIKLERCGQQVDEEQDHGRGQDKRKIKKTTYYGDDEEPPQEKRRIKKTSFVDEQGKRRTKKTYVNEEVPLEEPVKRCTHCLSHTTPQWRSGPLGPKTLCNACGVRYKSGRLLPEYRPANSPTFVSFMHSNSHKKVMQMRKSVENEHEHEYSHSDM from the exons ATGGACGTGCACCACCCGCCgaatgcggcggcggcggcggccgccgccgccctcggcGACATGTTCCCCCAGGAGCCCGCCATG GAAAGTGAAGACAGCAGCACAGAGTGGCTCTCCATCTATTTAGAGGACTGCTTGACTAACCCTTCATCCTACCCTGTCTCCGAAGAACAAGCATCTGTAAACCCAAACCTGCCACATCCTTCATCTTCCAATCCCAGAAGAAAGAAGAGAAGCCTGGCCTCTGTTATAAGAGATAGTGATGAAGAATATTTCCTGATTGTTGAGCCACCACTACTACTTGATCagaagcattggctagcagagaGTGAGCTCATCCTCCCCAAGAAAGACAAGGACCAAGAACTTGTCCAAAAACTGGAGCAGGAACACGAGGAAGAATATAAGCCCTACACTGTGCAGTTCAAGCAAGAGCAGGCGGTGATGAGGTGTAGCGTTTGTTTGTCCAACTCCAACCAAACACCACAGCAGTGGCAGGGCGGTCCATCAGGGGCATTATTGTGCAACACGTGTAGCCTGAGGCTCAAGGCAGGGAACGGGTTCATCAAACTGGAGCGCTGCGGCCAACAAGTTGACGAAGAACAAGATCATGGAAGGGGGCAGGATAAGAGGAAGATCAAGAAGACCACATATTATGGAGATGATGAGGAGCCTCCGCAGGAGAAGAGGAGGATCAAGAAGACTTCATTTGTAGATGAGCAGGGCAAGAGGAGGACCAAGAAGACATATGTGAATGAGGAGGTCCCACTGGAGGAGCCAGTGAAGCGGTGCACCCATTGCCTGTCCCACACGACGCCACAGTGGAGGAGCGGCCCTCTAGGGCCCAAGACCCTATGCAACGCGTGCGGTGTGAGGTACAAGTCTGGCAGGCTGCTGCCGGAGTACAGGCCCGCCAACAGCCCAACCTTCGTGAGCTTCATGCACTCCAATTCCCACAAGAAGGTGATGCAGATGAGGAAGAGTGTCGAGAACGAGCACGAGCACGAGTACTCACACTCGGATATGTGA
- the LOC109759848 gene encoding TATA-box-binding protein 2 isoform X2, with protein sequence MAEAALEGSEPVDLTKHPSGIIPTLQNIVSTVNLDCKLDLKAIALQARNAEYNPKRFAAVIMRIREPKTTALIFASGKMVCTGAKSEQQSKLAARKYARIIQKLGFPAKFKDFKIQNIVASCDVKFPIRLEGLAYSHGAFSSYEPELFPGLIYRMRQPKIVLLIFVSGKIVLTGAKVTLEVSRIGDIVACCQLQPHKV encoded by the exons ATGGCGGAGGCGGCGCTGGAGGGGAGCGAGCCGGTGGATCTCACCAAGCACCCCTCCGGCATCATCCCCACGCTCCA GAATATCGTGTCGACGGTCAACCTGGACTGTAAATTGGACCTGAAAGCAATAGCTCTCCAGGCACGCAATGCAGAGTATAACCCCAAG CGTTTTGCTGCAGTTATCATGCGGATAAGAGAACCAAAAACTACTGCATTGATATTTGCTTCAGGAAAAATG GTTTGCACTGGAGCAAAAAGTGAACAGCAATCTAAACTCGCAGCTAGAAAG TATGCTCGTATAATCCAGAAGCTTGGCTTTCCTGCAAAATTCAAG GACTTCAAGATCCAGAATATCGTTGCCTCTTGTGATGTCAAATTCCCTATCAGGCTTGAGGGCCTCGCATATTCCCATGGCGCTTTCTCAAGT TATGAGCCAGAGCTATTTCCTGGTCTGATTTACCGGATGAGGCAGCCGAAGATTGTTCTCCTAATTTTTGTTTCTGGCAAGATTGTTCTGACTGGAGCAAAG GTGACTTTGGAAGTAAGCAGAATTGGAGATATTGTTGCTTGCTGCCAGCTCCAACCTCACAAAGTCTAG
- the LOC109759848 gene encoding TATA-box-binding protein 2 isoform X1 encodes MAEAALEGSEPVDLTKHPSGIIPTLQNIVSTVNLDCKLDLKAIALQARNAEYNPKRFAAVIMRIREPKTTALIFASGKMVCTGAKSEQQSKLAARKYARIIQKLGFPAKFKDFKIQNIVASCDVKFPIRLEGLAYSHGAFSSYEPELFPGLIYRMRQPKIVLLIFVSGKIVLTGAKVREETYTAFENIYPVLTEFRKVQQ; translated from the exons ATGGCGGAGGCGGCGCTGGAGGGGAGCGAGCCGGTGGATCTCACCAAGCACCCCTCCGGCATCATCCCCACGCTCCA GAATATCGTGTCGACGGTCAACCTGGACTGTAAATTGGACCTGAAAGCAATAGCTCTCCAGGCACGCAATGCAGAGTATAACCCCAAG CGTTTTGCTGCAGTTATCATGCGGATAAGAGAACCAAAAACTACTGCATTGATATTTGCTTCAGGAAAAATG GTTTGCACTGGAGCAAAAAGTGAACAGCAATCTAAACTCGCAGCTAGAAAG TATGCTCGTATAATCCAGAAGCTTGGCTTTCCTGCAAAATTCAAG GACTTCAAGATCCAGAATATCGTTGCCTCTTGTGATGTCAAATTCCCTATCAGGCTTGAGGGCCTCGCATATTCCCATGGCGCTTTCTCAAGT TATGAGCCAGAGCTATTTCCTGGTCTGATTTACCGGATGAGGCAGCCGAAGATTGTTCTCCTAATTTTTGTTTCTGGCAAGATTGTTCTGACTGGAGCAAAG GTGAGAGAAGAGACATACACTGCCTTCGAGAACATATATCCTGTCCTGACAGAGTTCAGAAAAGTGCAGCAATGA